The Mycobacterium sp. EPa45 genomic interval GGTTTGGCCCGGGCGTACGTGTCCGGCAATCTCGAAATGCACGGCGTGCATCCCGGTGATCCATACGAGCTGCTGCGCGCACTCTCCCACAATCTCGACTTCAAGCTGCCGCCGCCGCGGGTGCTGGTCGACATCGTCCGTTCGATCGGCATCGAGCACCTGAAACCGATTTCGCCGCCGCCTCAGGAGGCGCTGCCGCGCTGGCGCCGCTTCGCGGAAGGCCTGCGACACAGCAAGAAGCGCGACGCCGAGGCGATCCATCACCACTACGACGTGTCAAATACGTTCTACGAGTGGGTGCTTGGGCCGTCGATGACGTACACCTGCGCCTGCTACCCCAGCGCTGATGCCACGCTGGAAGAGGCGCAGGAAAACAAGTATCGGCTGGTGTTCGAGAAGTTGCGCCTCCAGCCGGGTGACCGGCTGCTCGACGTGGGTTGCGGCTGGGGTGGCATGGTGCGCTATGCGGCACGGCACGGGGTCAGAGCGATCGGCGCCACCCTCTCACGCGAGCAGGCCGCCTGGGCGCAGAAGGCCATCGCCGAAGAGGGCCTGGCCGACCTGGCCGAGGTGCGCCACACGGACTACCGCGACGTACTGGAGAGCGGGTTCGACGCGGTGTCCTCGATCGGTTTGACCGAGCACATCGGCGTGGCGAACTACCCCGCGTACTTCGGCTTCCTGAAATCCAAGCTGCGCGTCGGCGGGCTGCTGCTCAACCACTGCATCACGCGCCCGGACAACAAGACCGGCGCGAGCGCCGGGGGTTTCATCGACCGCTACGTGTTTCCGGACGGCGAGCTGACCGGCTCCGGGCGCATCATCACCGAGGCTCAGGATGTCGGCTTCGAGGTGGTGCACGAGGAGAACCTGCGCCACCACTACGCGATGACGCTGCGGGACTGGTGCCGCAACCTCGTCGAGCACTGGGACGAAGCGGTCGAAGAAGTCGGCCTGCCCACCGCCAAGGTGTGGGGTCTGTACATGGCCGGGTCGCGGCTGGGCTTCGAGACCAATGTCGTTCAGCTGCACCAGGTTCTGGCGGTCAAGCTCGACGAGAAGGGCGGCGACGCCGGTCTTCCGTTGCGCCCGTGGTGGACGGTCTAGCCGCGACAGGCGCTGGTTGCTAGACGCGTCGGTACAGCTTCACCGACACCGCGCCGAGCCACGCCCACACCACAACGACGGCCGCGGTGAACACGAGAATTGCCGTCGTACCACCCTGTCCCGACGCCAGGCCTGCGAAGCTGGCCGCGAAGAACGCCCCGGTGATGCGCGAGAACCACGCCCAATGCCGCTGCCCGTCCCGGGCGAATACCGTGCCGTACACAAAACACGCGGCGACAAGGCACGCGAAACCGACTGCCGCAACGGCGAAATGCACCGCGCCATGCCAGCTCAGCTCGCCGACTCCCGACGGTGTCCCCGGCGGAAAGCCGTCAGACGGATCTGCCCGGAAGACGCCGGCGAGGATAAGTGCGACACCGTAGCCGCCGACTAAGCCCGCCGCCCAGGCGCCCAGGCGCAGTGGCCTCAGCGCCCGTCGCATTCCCAACGCCGCCGCAACCGTCATCGCACCGGTGAGCACGAAGTTCGCGATCTGGATCCAGCCGAGACTGCCGTTCGTCAGTTGACTGACCGAATGACGGGTGGGATCGAAGCCGTCACGCGTCGCCGCTTGCGCCGCCGCCGTCACGACGTATATCGGTCCCGCAATGACGCCGTAGCCGAGCAGCGACTTGGTGATCCGAACGTCGAGGGGTGGGCAATCGGTCGTGGTCACGGCGTGTCTCCCGTCCTAGAAAACTAGACCGTCCAGTACTCTAGAACTAGACGGTCTAGTTCGCAATGGAGGCAGCGTGACCGAACCGACGTTGGGACGTTCTGCGCAAAAGCGGCGTGCGATCCTGTCGACCGCCCAATCACTCTTTTTGACCAACGGCTATCAGGGCACCAGCGTCGACCAGATCGCCGCCGGCGCCGCCGTCTCGAAACAGACCGTCTACAAACACTTCGGCGACAAACACGAACTGCTGGTGGCCATCGTGAATGAGACGCTCGGCGACACGATGGCACCGATCTTGGATCGCATCGCGGCGCTGGCCGACACCACCGACATTGACACCGACCTGACGAATCTGGCGCGCGACTACATCAGCGCAGTGCTGCAGGACCCTGTCGTGCAGTTACGGCGGCTGGTGATCGGTGAGGCGAACCGGGTGCCCGAATTGGCACAGGTCTATTACGAACAGGCACAGGGACGTTCGCTGAACGCCTTCACTCAAGCGTTCGCCCGTCTGCAAGACCGGGGTTTGCTTACGATCGACGAACCTGCCTTGGCAGCAGAGCATTTCGCGTTCTTGGTGATCGGCCGTTGCGTCGACCAGGCGCTGTTCCTCGGCGCCGGGAGCGTGCGGGCGGACGCCGACGTGGACGAACTGGCAGAACACGGGCTGCGGGTGTTCCTGGCGGCGTATCGGCCTCGCGGGGAACTAGCCGCTACATCGGTGCCGACCCGGGCAGCTGGCCGCAGCGAGTCTTGATGTTCAGCAACGGTTGTCGGATTCCGGTGATGTCGGCCGCTGTCTGCGGGTTGGCGGCCATGTAGGCCTTGACCCGGGCCAGGACTTGCGCTCGGGGCACACCGGCCAGGCTGGTGAAGAACGCATTCACGTCGGGATGGGTGAACAGGTACGCCGACGTCGCGGCCTGCACACCGGTCCGCACACCCTCCAGGTCGGCCGCGGTGCAGTTCGGCGGCGGCGGTACATCGGGATCAGCTGCCGCAGAGGGAAGTTGGCCGAACATGGCCATGAAGATCGCCCCGCATCCGGCGAGCGCCGCCACAGTTCGACGAGTGTCGATGATCATGCACTGACGGTAAAGGCGCTGTCACACAAGCGCTTCACAGCACAGGCAACCCACAGTGCACCACGAGGTCGCGCACAGAACCCTAGCCGTCGATCTTGCGTGCGCCCAACTCGTTCTGCAGTAGCTCGAGCGCCACTTCCTCGGGATCACGCCGCGGGGCGGCGTCATCGTCGCGGCCGACCTCGGCGATCATGCTGTCCTCTTCGGCCCGCTGGCGATCGACCGGGTCGGGCTCGGGTTCGGGCGGCAGTGGTTGCTCAGCCTCCTGCGCGGGCTGACCGACGCCGACCTCGCACCGCACACGCCAATCCACGCCGAGCGCATCCTTCAGCGCGTCACGGATGACGTCGGCGTTGCGCTGTTCGCACAGTCGCTTGGCCAGCGGCGCCGACTCGTGGCCGAGGATCAGGGTGTTGTTCTCGACCGCGCGCACGATCGCGCCGGCCAGCATGACCTCGGTGGTGCGGCTGCGCTGACGGACCTTTTCCCGCACCGTCGTCCACATCGTGCGAACGGCGGCCGCACCCGGCTCACCGGCGGAGGTGGCCGGTGCCGCGGCGGGCTCGGTGGCCGGCGGCGGCGGGACGGTCGGCTCAGGTACCGGGTCGGGCTTGGCGACCGGCTCGGGCCGCGCGATCGGCTCGGGCTTGGCAATCGGCTCAGGCTTGGCGATCGGCTCCGGCGCAGGCCGCGGCGCCGGGGGCTCGGGAGCAGCCGCGGCAGGTGCGGCCGGAGCAGGCACTGAAGCAGGGGGTGCCGCCGCAGGTTGCTGCGTCTTGCGGACAAACTGCCGGGCGGGAGCCGCGGCCGGGGCACCCGAACTCAACTCGGCCTCACCGGCCGGGATCGAAATCTCCATCCGGGTTTCGATACGTTCGATGCGTTGCAGCAACGCCGCCTCGGTGTCACTGGCCGACGGCAGCAGCAACCGCGCGCACACCACCTCCAACAGCAGCCGCGGCGCGGTCGCACCGCGCATCTCCCCCAGCCCGGCGTGCACCACCTCCGCGTATCGGGTCAGTGTCGCCGGCCCGATCTTGGTGGCCTGCTCACGCATCCGCTCCAAGATGTCGTCAGGGGCATCCACGACGCCACGTGCCGCGGCGTCCGGAACGGCTTGCAGCACAATCAAATCGCGGAACCGCTCCAGCAAGTCGATGGCGAAGCGGCGCGGATCGTGCCCGGCGTCGATCACCGATTCCACCGCACCGAACAGCGCGGCTGCGTCTCCTGCGGCCAACGCGTCGACCGCGTCGTCGATCAGAGCCACGTCGGTAGCGCCCAAGAGCGCCAGCGCCCGCTGGTAGTGCACCTGATTGCCCTCGGCGCCGGCGAGCAACTGGTCCAGAACGCTCAACGTGTCGCGCGGTGAACCGCCCCCGGCCCGGATGACGAGCGGGTACACCGCGTCGTCGACGGCGACATTCTCCGACGCGATGATCTTCTCGATCAGCGAGCGCATGGTCTTGGGCGCCAGCAGCCGGAACGGGTAGTGGTGGGTGCGCGATCGGATCGTCGGCAGCACCTTCTCCGGCTCGGTCGTCGCGAAGACGAAGATCAGGTGCTCGGGCGGTTCCTCGACGATTTTGAGCAGTGCGTTGAATCCGGCGGTGGTGACCATGTGCGCTTCGTCCACGATGAAGATGCGGTAGCGCGACTGCGCAGGTGCGTAGAACGCCCGGTCCCGCAGCTCGCGGGTGTCGTCCACACCGCCGTGGCTGGCGGCGTCGAGTTCGACGACGTCGACGGAGCCGGGGCCGTTCGGGGCCAGGGCGACGCAGGAGTCGCAGACCCCGCACGGCGTCGGCGTCGGCCCCTGATCGCAGTTCAGCGAGCGGGCCAGGATGCGGGCCGAGGACGTCTTACCGCAACCGCGCGGCCCGGAGAACAGGTAGGCGTGGTTGATCTTGTGCGCCGACAGCGCGGTCGACAGCGGTTCGGTGACGTGCTCCTGGCCCACGACCTCGGCGAAGGTAGCCGGCCGGTACTTGCGGTAGAGCGCCACGGGTGAAGGCTACCGACCGTCGGTGACAGCCGTGGACCCCAGCAGCGACTCGGTGGCCGCAAGCAGCGCGCAGGTGGCCAGGCCGTCGACTGCGTCGGTCAGGTCCGGTTCCGGCGTGAACGTCGGGGCAATCCGAATGTTCTTGTCTTCCGGATCTTTTCGGTAGGGGAACGTAGCACCGGCTTCGGTGACCGCGATGCCGGCATCCTTGGCCAGCGCGACGGTGCGCTTGGCGGTGCCAGGTAGCACGTCCAAGCTGATGAAATAGCCGCCCTTGGGATCGGTCCAGGAAGCGATCTTGGAGTCCGTGAGGCGCTTGTCGAGGATGTCCAGGGCCAGCGCGAACTTCGGGGCGGCCAGCTGCTGGTGGCGGCGCATGTGCAGCCGCACCCCGTCGGCGTCCTTCAGGAAGAGCTGGTGCCGCAACTGATTGACCTTGTCGGGGCCGATCGATTTCTTGCCGGTGTGCTGCAGGAACCATGCGACGTTGCCCAACGATCCGCCGAAGAAGCTGACGCCGGCGCCGGCGAACGTGATCTTCGAGGTGGACGCGAACACGAACGGACGGTGTGGGTTGCCGGCCTGCTCGGCCAGACCCAACACGTCGACCTGGCGGGGAAAATCCATGGTCAGCGTGTGCACGGCGTAGGCGTTATCCCAGAACAGCCGGAAATCCGGTGCGGCGGTGCGCATTTGGACCAGGCGCCGGACGACTTCCCACGCGTAGGTGACGCCGGTCGGATTCGAGAAGACCGGCACATTCCACATGCCCTTGATGGCCGGGTCGGCCGCCACCAGTTCCTCGATGAGGTCGACGTCCGGGCCGTCCTCGTTGATCGGGACGGTGATCATCTCGATGCCGAAGCTCTCGGTGAGGCTGAAGTGGCGGTCGTAGCCGGGTGCCGGGCAGAGGAACTTGATGCCGGCCCCGCTCAGCTTGTCCTCGATCCACGGCCGGGGCGAGTCGACGCCGCCGTGCAGCAGCGAGTAGACGAGCGCGTCCTGCATCAGCTCCAGACTGGAGTTGTTGCGGGCGACCAGGTTGGGCACCGGAATGCCGAGCAGCTCACCGAAGATCGCCCGCAGACCCGGCAGACCGTTCGGGCCGCCGTAGTTGCGGGTGTCGGTGCCTTCTTCGTCGAGGTACTGGTCGCCGGGCAGGCTCAGCAAGGCGTTCGACAGATCGAGCTGCTGACTGGACGGGTTGCCGCGAGTCAGATTCAGCGAGAGCTTCTTGGCCTGGAGGTCGGCGTAGTTCCGCCGCTGCAATTCGTGCTGGGCTTGCAGCTCATCGGGGCCCAGGGAATGGAACGACACCGTGCGCCTTTCAAGAGGGGGACCCCGCGCACCCGCCAGAGCCCATTGACCCTTGCTGCCTTCCGGCCCTGGGGGAGTTCACAGGATAGACGCCGCGCGGGGTCCGTTGCGAGTGTAATACCCGCCGGGAGGTGCCCCGCCGCGGAGGCAGCAAGACGAGGTGAGCGAGCAGCCGGGGCGAGGCACCGTTCAAGTCGGCTACCATTGCCGACGGAGGATTCGCCTAGTGGCCTATGGCGCTCGCCTGGAACGCGGGTTGGGTTAACAGCCCTCAGGGGTTCAAATCCCCTATCCTCCGCACCTGATCCGGGGTGCGATCGGGGGGTTACGTGCCTGGTCGCACCCCGGATTTCACTGTGTAGGGAGAGAACATGGGGCGGAGTGGCATGGGGCGCGTCACCGCGACGGCACTTCATCTGGTGCTGTGGGTGCTGGCCGGCGCTCTGTACTTCCTGTTCGTCCTACCCCGGTGGTGGGAGCTGATGGGCGACACCACCCACACGCTGGGCACTGTCCTGCGCATCGTCACCGGCGTTCTGATCGCACTGGCCGCGCTGCCGGTGCTGCTCACCCTGCTGCGCAGCCGCAAGCCGGAGTATCGCACCCCGCAGTTGGCCCTACGGCTGCGGTTGTGGTCGGTGGTCCTGCACGTGCTGGCCGGCGTCCTGGTGGTCGGGACAGCGGTCGCCGAGATCTGGGTCAGCCTGGACAAGGGTGGCCCGTGGTTGTTCGGCGTATACGGCGCTGCCGCGGCGATCGCGGTGCTCGCATTGCTCGCCTTCCAGCTGGCCTACACCGCCGAGTTGCCGGCCAAGCCGGCGAAGCCCAAGAAAGAGAAGAAGGCGAAGAAGAAGCGCGGCGAGGCGGCCGAGGAAGCCGACGCAACCGAGGCAGTCGGGGCTGAGTCGACGACGGACACCGAGGGAGCCGCTGCGCCGGCCGTGAAGGACGAGCCCCCCGCCGAGGTGTCGGCCGACGCGGAACCCGAAGCCGACGCGGAACCCGATGCCGACGCGGAACCCGAAGCCGACGCGGAACCCGAACCCGAAGCGGCCGGTGCCCTGCGCAACAAGCGCCCGACCGGCAAGACGAATCATCGCCTGCGCCGGCGCAATCGCGGCAGCGTCGCGGTCGACGAGTAGAAACTTTCGAGTTCACCTAAACAACGGTCTGAA includes:
- a CDS encoding class I SAM-dependent methyltransferase; protein product: MTTFREGEAHAPRKLSLAEILEIFTAGGELPLKFTAYDGSSAGPADAQLGLDLLTPRGTTYLATAPGDLGLARAYVSGNLEMHGVHPGDPYELLRALSHNLDFKLPPPRVLVDIVRSIGIEHLKPISPPPQEALPRWRRFAEGLRHSKKRDAEAIHHHYDVSNTFYEWVLGPSMTYTCACYPSADATLEEAQENKYRLVFEKLRLQPGDRLLDVGCGWGGMVRYAARHGVRAIGATLSREQAAWAQKAIAEEGLADLAEVRHTDYRDVLESGFDAVSSIGLTEHIGVANYPAYFGFLKSKLRVGGLLLNHCITRPDNKTGASAGGFIDRYVFPDGELTGSGRIITEAQDVGFEVVHEENLRHHYAMTLRDWCRNLVEHWDEAVEEVGLPTAKVWGLYMAGSRLGFETNVVQLHQVLAVKLDEKGGDAGLPLRPWWTV
- a CDS encoding DUF998 domain-containing protein; its protein translation is MTTTDCPPLDVRITKSLLGYGVIAGPIYVVTAAAQAATRDGFDPTRHSVSQLTNGSLGWIQIANFVLTGAMTVAAALGMRRALRPLRLGAWAAGLVGGYGVALILAGVFRADPSDGFPPGTPSGVGELSWHGAVHFAVAAVGFACLVAACFVYGTVFARDGQRHWAWFSRITGAFFAASFAGLASGQGGTTAILVFTAAVVVVWAWLGAVSVKLYRRV
- a CDS encoding TetR/AcrR family transcriptional regulator, with product MTEPTLGRSAQKRRAILSTAQSLFLTNGYQGTSVDQIAAGAAVSKQTVYKHFGDKHELLVAIVNETLGDTMAPILDRIAALADTTDIDTDLTNLARDYISAVLQDPVVQLRRLVIGEANRVPELAQVYYEQAQGRSLNAFTQAFARLQDRGLLTIDEPALAAEHFAFLVIGRCVDQALFLGAGSVRADADVDELAEHGLRVFLAAYRPRGELAATSVPTRAAGRSES
- a CDS encoding heme-binding protein, encoding MIIDTRRTVAALAGCGAIFMAMFGQLPSAAADPDVPPPPNCTAADLEGVRTGVQAATSAYLFTHPDVNAFFTSLAGVPRAQVLARVKAYMAANPQTAADITGIRQPLLNIKTRCGQLPGSAPM
- a CDS encoding DNA polymerase III subunits gamma/tau; its protein translation is MALYRKYRPATFAEVVGQEHVTEPLSTALSAHKINHAYLFSGPRGCGKTSSARILARSLNCDQGPTPTPCGVCDSCVALAPNGPGSVDVVELDAASHGGVDDTRELRDRAFYAPAQSRYRIFIVDEAHMVTTAGFNALLKIVEEPPEHLIFVFATTEPEKVLPTIRSRTHHYPFRLLAPKTMRSLIEKIIASENVAVDDAVYPLVIRAGGGSPRDTLSVLDQLLAGAEGNQVHYQRALALLGATDVALIDDAVDALAAGDAAALFGAVESVIDAGHDPRRFAIDLLERFRDLIVLQAVPDAAARGVVDAPDDILERMREQATKIGPATLTRYAEVVHAGLGEMRGATAPRLLLEVVCARLLLPSASDTEAALLQRIERIETRMEISIPAGEAELSSGAPAAAPARQFVRKTQQPAAAPPASVPAPAAPAAAAPEPPAPRPAPEPIAKPEPIAKPEPIARPEPVAKPDPVPEPTVPPPPATEPAAAPATSAGEPGAAAVRTMWTTVREKVRQRSRTTEVMLAGAIVRAVENNTLILGHESAPLAKRLCEQRNADVIRDALKDALGVDWRVRCEVGVGQPAQEAEQPLPPEPEPDPVDRQRAEEDSMIAEVGRDDDAAPRRDPEEVALELLQNELGARKIDG
- a CDS encoding aminotransferase, which gives rise to MSFHSLGPDELQAQHELQRRNYADLQAKKLSLNLTRGNPSSQQLDLSNALLSLPGDQYLDEEGTDTRNYGGPNGLPGLRAIFGELLGIPVPNLVARNNSSLELMQDALVYSLLHGGVDSPRPWIEDKLSGAGIKFLCPAPGYDRHFSLTESFGIEMITVPINEDGPDVDLIEELVAADPAIKGMWNVPVFSNPTGVTYAWEVVRRLVQMRTAAPDFRLFWDNAYAVHTLTMDFPRQVDVLGLAEQAGNPHRPFVFASTSKITFAGAGVSFFGGSLGNVAWFLQHTGKKSIGPDKVNQLRHQLFLKDADGVRLHMRRHQQLAAPKFALALDILDKRLTDSKIASWTDPKGGYFISLDVLPGTAKRTVALAKDAGIAVTEAGATFPYRKDPEDKNIRIAPTFTPEPDLTDAVDGLATCALLAATESLLGSTAVTDGR
- a CDS encoding membrane protein, which translates into the protein MGRVTATALHLVLWVLAGALYFLFVLPRWWELMGDTTHTLGTVLRIVTGVLIALAALPVLLTLLRSRKPEYRTPQLALRLRLWSVVLHVLAGVLVVGTAVAEIWVSLDKGGPWLFGVYGAAAAIAVLALLAFQLAYTAELPAKPAKPKKEKKAKKKRGEAAEEADATEAVGAESTTDTEGAAAPAVKDEPPAEVSADAEPEADAEPDADAEPEADAEPEPEAAGALRNKRPTGKTNHRLRRRNRGSVAVDE